GGATAAAAGAGAGGATGAgtgagaaagaaatggtgagTAACTGACAAAAAAGCATTACCGTAATACGAGCTCATCAAACGAAGCAACGCTCTGTTGAAAGCTCCTTTCTTTTCCATTATAACGACTCGGCGATCTCTCTCGAGTCGAGTTTAACCTTAATACCGATTTACTCGCTGCGCTGACATGATTATTAcgtattgtaatttatttttatttttttttgtttacaagtacattatttaagtaatttatttgatgtaaattatgtttttttttattattttttaattggaatCATTGGAGTGAGGCACGATGTAGAATCAATGAGTgtaatttaatggaaaatataTTATACGTACAATGGGATCTCCGTTGCGAGTAAACTATGAGCATTAACCGATATCACGTGCTCATTACCACAttcgattattaaattttatttttttaacttgatcTTGAGTTTTGAAttctgttatttatttataaagctATTATTATAACGTGTTGGGTTCAAATTTGAATCGTTTTTTAGCAATCAGCTCTAccaaactttcaaaaattgggagtgagttcagagtgattacggattttatttgaatccgaATTCATTCCGTCACTCAGAGTTCCAGAGTTCTAGAAGAAATCGCTCCGCATGCGTAGTAAATAGAGAGTTTGTCTTTTCAGtaaagtacacagaaaaaaataaataggtgctgcaacaggacgcaGTCCTGTGGGAGCATCAGGATTTTTCCTGTGAAATCAATAGGATAAGGAACAAATTTcatgtactaattttttttatccgtataatgaaatttcagaatttgaaaaaaaaattcaaagtttggaaaaaaattttaattttaaaattcaaattttttttcgtagtaaattttgttttcaaaattgGAATTTTCGTTCAAAATTGGAATTTTCGTTCgaattcaaatcatttttaaaattttgaaattttattatactgacaaaaaaaaattgaaacgtGAAACTTGTCCCTCATCCTATTGATTTCACAGGAAAAATCCTGTTGttgcaacaggattttgtcctgttgcaacacctatttatttttttccgtgtaatttcggagtgattacgaattttatttaaatccaaatccATTCCGTCCCTTAGAGTTCCAGAGTTCtagaaaaaatcactccacATTCGTAGTAAATAGAAAGTTTGTCTTTTCAGTAGagtaatttcggagtgattacgaattttatttaaatccgaattcattcCGTCACTCAAAGTTCCAgagttctaaaaaaaatcactccgcaagCGTAGTAAATAGAGTTTTTCTTTTCAGTAGAGTAATTTTGGAGTgataacgaattttttttaaatccaagtTCATTCCGTCACTCAAAGTTCCaaagttctaaaaaaaatcgttccgcatacggagtaaatacggaattttttttcagcagagtgatttcggagtaatccggattttattcaaatccgcattcactccgattcggggtttcaatattgaaataaactccgcttcggagtaaatttcactccgaggagattaaatacatatacagtcatccgcttcgcattcactttgaatttaatccgcattcactccgcaaatgTTTTACAgtgcagtaatttttttattttttaaaaagtactaACGCtccaatttaataattttttttacatttctaTTAACTTCACATAAAttcgagtaaaaaatataatttacaattctaaaataaaaattacaaattttttatcaataaaaaaaatcttaaacaTGACTATTTTTCTTcgtttatcataataatttttttattatacagcAATATAAAATTCACTAGATTATCTTCcacattatatattttagttgatCTAAAATTATATCATTACAATAGATTATTTTACATAATGGTCTTAGCAAACTATATTTTCtcttcaattaaatataaattctacaaaataaaatacaatattacaatatgacaaaatttttgtactttttattaataatttttacaacaaaTCTCATCAACATACTTATCATTTTTACTATCTCCAAGTTtcgttacaataaaaaataattcaccaTAGCACGATCtactaaaaaaagaaaaaaccattCATCGCTTAtgcaagtaaaaatatatacacataaaaGATTTAAGCACTACTCATGAAACTAAAACGTTTATGCATCGCACGAAGCgcgtataaaattattaaaagtaccTACAAAATAATGAGCTATAAAAATACAACCgccattttcaataaatttaaatgaaccGAACTtggttgtaaaataaaataaaaaaaaaaataataataatatccaACATACTTTAtacatttacaataaaaaataatttattttttatctactgGCTTACGTTTTATAgtatttgtattaaataaaatttcactatCTACATTTCCCGCGTCTTTTTTAAACATCATCGGTATATTTGATTTGCTATCAGTATTATTCGACACAGCATTTATCCGCTGAACTATCTCGACTTTTTCAGGATAAATAGTACTGCTGGCATCGCTATCTTTCCTCCGCGTAAATGACGGAATTCTAGTGACTTTGGGTTTTTCTTTAAGCGGCGGTTTCTCCATACGCTCAATAGTATCAGAGCCCTTGCTCGCAACACTAGAGCCGGCAACCCcgaaaattttatcaacacTCACAACTGTTTGAATTTCCGGCGAGGGAATTGCCGAAACTTTTGGTATAATACGTTCACGATTTCTCGTTACATTCGTCGtaggttttattattattttcggtCCTTTTACTGCACCCGTAGGTGCTATTATTATCTTAGGATCTTTCCTCTCACCAATAACGTGGCCCGATACCTTAAAAGAGTCAGTGCTTTGAGAATTAACTAAACTATCTACCggcttaataaatttatcaacgcCCTCTTTAACCGGACTGATAACAATTTTCGGCTCTTGATTTAAATTACTAGGAATGTCTGGTACTTTTGGTGTGATGACTATTTTAAAGTCATTGACTGGCTGCTGATTTAATTCATCTGAATCTTTAGCCTGTTTTCTCATTGTTTTGTaccagtttaaatttttaatacttacaTTAGGCAGTGATTTGTTGGTTTCAATGgtagttaaattattaatatcctCATACCAATTACCATTGATACCGCCAATATTTCTATCTAACCCATCAGCAGATCGACTATTAGCGCAGCTGTATATCTCGTCATTGAACGCTTTGTACGTTGAGCCATGAACCGGACATTTTGGATTCGCAATAATCGAGTTTGATGAATTCAGTAATTCTGTTTGATTACGATTGTGCTGAGATAGAACTTGCTGTGCGTCAATCGCTATCTGTTCAATGGAATCAATGATACTGGAATCCGAACGATTCTTACCGCAAGAATCTTGTCTCTTCAACAATGGACCGACGTGAAGATTCGTTGTAATTGGCTCTCTCTCTGGATTCTCATCCTCCTCAGGTAAATCAAGACTTTTTGAAGTCCCGAAGATTCTTGGTGGTGGCTGTGGCGGACAGCCCGAACCACAAGAAGGATGCGGACCCTTTCTGTGATTTATTAATCCACCAGTACTGTTCAGTTGTTTTGGAGCAGCATAAAAATTAGTGACCGGTAACGATCGTCGTTTTTCGATATCCGGTAATACTTTAGGATAATTTCGTCgctttatcgtttttaaagcCTCCTCGGGACTTATCGATTCTCTTTCAGCAGCCGGTTCGCGACAGGTTACATTTATATCCGGCTGCCCGAAAGTTGTCATTTTTGGTATCGTTCCGTAAATCCCTTCCTCGGGGACTGTTTTGGAAATAACGCTGTTACTTCCATCGCAGGTGTCATTGGAAACATCTTCTGCGAGTGTGTAGGAGTCATTCAAATTCAACTTGGGTaattttgatttcaattttggatttattttGGCATAAAGGCTGCTCGCACTACCGGAGTCTGATTCGTAAACGCGGGTAGACGAGAAATTTGACGGCCTCGTTACGGTGGTCTTAAAAACAGTCTCCATTGGCAAAGGGTCACTGCGCGAGTGATGGTGCTCTATAACAACCACCTGGGGAGCTGCCGTTTGTATGTCGATAAATTCCTCGTATGCGTTCGTATCCTCGGCGTTTATGTCTTTAGCTAACTCGATTGGTATTTGATTGAGAATTGATTCAGTCCGTGTTGCTGGTGTTGCGTCAATTCCCACAGATATCTTTCCagttttcgatttttttacaCCCGGTCTTATTGTCAGTGCAGGACTTTGATCGTATATTGGCTCtgatttactcatttttaattgatcatCAACTTTTTTACGGTCTACTTCAGACTGCTGTGTTATTTTGTCTTGATGTTCTTTTTGTAAAGTTTCGCGGGTTTTTCGCAAAAATCTCGGCGAACATCTgcaacaaatattaaaaattaatgagccaatttaaatttatgataattcgctatagatatttttataaaatcggtataaaaattaaaacttataatttgaaagtaaaattttaagaattaacAAGAgtccaattaaaaaatataagataaaaatgaatacatAGATAAGTAAAAGAGAATCGTGttcgatttaaataaatgaaaaaaaaaaaaaaataactaagaAAAGTAATATTTGTCGAGTATTTTtagtatctttttttttttttaatgaaaaaataattgcgaATCTTCAGCACTCGTACACATACACACAGACAAGTGGCATAAGTAGTCTGAGGTTGTCGACCGCATTTTGGTTCAACTGTATACGAATGACTGTTCGAGGAAGCAAGCGTAATTGGATTACCCCGGCCCAGGTTGGTCAAGAACTCCATTGCAGTTGTTGGTCGAGCAAATCGTTAATACAAGTGCACTTCAACAACGAATACGACTCGCTCAATTAGACACACTTGGGCTAGTACAAGAGGTACAACGAGGCGTGTACAATTCCTCTTTCTCATCTATATTTGTATCTACAGCTACTACATAtacatcaacatcaacatcaacgTCTATCTCTAGCTCTAGCTCTACCTCTACCTCTACTTCTACCCTTACGTCTAagtctatataaatatacaagaTACCCTAACCCTTGAGTAGACTATAGTCTAGTCTAGTCTAATCTAGTCAAGAAACAAACCTCACCTGTGAACAATTTCCTGCTGAATCCATTCCTTAACTTTAATGTGGGTGTCGATGGTTGAGCTAGAATTTTGTCTCGAAAGTTTCGATTGCCGTCCAAAGTTTGAGCTGTTGTCATACGCTTTATCACTCTTTATCACTTCATGAATATCAAGTTTGCTGTCACATTTACGATTTAACTCACCACAATTTTCTCCCtgtttatcattattattatgatgctGATGGTGGTTTGTCTTTGACTTTCTCGATCCCGTGAGTACGCTGGTATTTCCGGCGCTTTTCCCGCTTGAACGTTTGAGGTTCTTTGTCAAGGGTGAATCTTTGCTCTTCTTTAACCTCTGACGTCTATGGTAAATATAGAAGAGAATTGTGATATTAACCAGCAGAAAAAACACACTTATCCCAACAACCATCGTGAAAGTTGATGAGGCTTTGAAGCTGCTTTCTGTTACGGATTCATCATCGTCgtcgtcattattattattgtcattactgtaattattattgacatTCTGCCCGGGCGACGCATCCGGGCGAGAGATGGGAAATCTATCAAAGGGTCCACTCTGCTCATTGATAGATCCATAACCGGGGTCGAAATTAGCGGGTATCCCGGTTGTGGGTTTGATACCAAACCCATCGAGTGGTTCGAATGAGCTTGTGTTCCTGTACTTGCCAATCCTATCAGCGTGATCGAGAAACTCTGGTCTAGGTCCTCGAGGCCTGTGTCTAATTAGGTTTGGTATGTCTTCGTTCCAAAATTGCATTTCAGCTTCTCGATACTTGCGCCCAACTCTCGGTGGTATTGCTGTTAAAATTaccttttttaattataactttacTTATTAGATTATATAttactgatatatatatatatatatatatatatatatatatatatatatatatatatatatatatatatatatatatatataggtagagagataaatcaagaaaattatattgaaaaaaagtttaagatgTACTCTTACTTAAGTTAAAGTAagtttcgtcgacgatattgAATTCTGGCCAGTCTAGCTGATACTGACGCCATTCTTTTGGCCCATCTGTTAAATAGGTCATTCTTCTCGGTGCATTTGGATTCCtttaatgttaaattatttattaatttttttacaactcctAATTGGCTagcattttaattattaaccaagaaaaaatatatcagatttTCGGTAGTCcagtatgaaaataacatatatagtcaaaatatatgataaatatcagaaaatatgtgtggccaatttaactatattttctgacatatttttttttatagtaaaaaatataatattcatcatatacgagtccgtatatgtttagcatatataaaatatatatgtcaatcatatacaaaaaatatattcttattcgtatgaccaactccaattaaattagatctaaattttattatactctttaaattgcagttaaaattttcaaaattagttaatttgatgcgaatatataatatatccatatacatatacatacaccgaataaaatatatgcttaaatataacaaaaaaaacatatggtgccatatatagtataaattatatactaGCATAtgtttcatttcatataaaaattttatgtagcttaatataagaaatatatggaatacatatatttactactgtatataatttttttttttgttgcaaacatatatgattttatatattttaaccatatattattttttcatacgggattTGAGTcataaattctaatttttccattattcAGATCTCTATagatctaaaaatatttatgatgatcaatgttagatttaaattatctttttctgaatatttgattataataaaaaaaaaaagaaatgattataattcttttattgaatttcttaatttttacaaatttctgAATATatggaatttaaattaatttaataatcaactcaaagtaaaataaaaaactataatcgattgaagttttatttaaaattttaaaatcattcattccctttttcatcaattattcgaaaattgaaTGTTGTATCACTGATTGGTCCGACTTTTATTAAAAGGAATTAATTTGTCCTAGAAAAAACTCACTCTATATTTTACTAGCGTATCTGAaacgaaatgattttttattttctataacttttttttctttcatcgTATAGTAAATTTACCCAATTTGTATGCGTAAAACGTTATATAGCTCGAGTACACTTGTAGTCACTAATCTTTGGAGCGAATCCAGTTAACGAGTCCCTTTAACGATTAGTATACATGACTGTACGTTCGACGCTAATTTGTAGAGTATATTCAttccgattttttttccaatttcaatctttttatatatccattcatttatttataaaaaaaaaactttgtgttTTTGTATCTcatgtaatataaattcattgaatCGAGTGCTGTCAAAATTCCATCCATATGATTGAAGCAGAGATCAAAGgatattttaatcatttccATGTAttctattactttttaatatttttattttgttatcaaTATCAGCCAATTACAGTAATATCCGTTACGGCAACAAAATGCCCTCCGTTATTGAAAACTTTTGTATGATccgaattaaatttaatcccgATACTAAAATATGAAGttatcacaatatttttactttgaaaCGGTAACTCAATACTATGTtctacttttcaaaattttattaattgaaatgaatATTCGCTCgttaaagttattattattatctattttacactgaaaaaaaaaatttatttgagccggcttaaatttatttgacccaaagatatcgtatatttggatatggcaaaataaatatttaattgggagaaagatataatatatttgagtagtttaattgcgtgaaataagtgCGATTTATatgtggtaaagaaatgatccaatGGCTACAAATAAATGCTAGTTgccccgggtcaaaaaattagatctgttttaaaataaatgataaattcaaatatgttttctttaattcaagtttataaatcttCTTCATTTTATATAGGAATTAAATCTGTTTGTGTCCGTACTAGTCATTATCCAggccaatatcagacttattttcgtatgatatttagtctgttttgaATCGGGTTTggactaaaaacagacttttttattgtaattattggtctgtgttcaattgtttttaaggacaaaaacaggactttttataaatataaataataataataataatctagatttattaatttattttaattttcttgatatttaaaacctgctaatgcgcttccgtaatgcacaagaattttgatgttttctattgccaaaatattttcgattttatccagtaaataagaaaaatttcttgacattttcagagttattttatcacttttatttaatgcTATAAGTATTCAgtcaagacaactaaaaattaagctgtcaaacTTACATTAATTGccaacatttttaaacaaaagatactaaataaatagtaagcaaaacataatcaattctgtaacttaatattttttttataaatattgaccataaataaaaattttataaatccatgatttaatctatttttgtccttgcaaattttcagaactaaaattttttaaagttcaagaattaatctagttttgtctgcccgtaacgcaattgttttttaaaacaacaggtcgaaaacagcttaacatttttgtaaaagatcaaaaacagatcgaATAGTCTAAtaagactaaaatcagatcaaatttttcgacccggggcCATGTgcttcaaatatatgttaaGTATCGCCAAATTTTCCGTTATTcgtcacaaatttaatatctttacttcaaatatatatcatttacttacaaaattatgaaactatttaaatcaactgtcatatttaGTTTTACCAAACAGTTATttatcactaaaaaatattcaaa
The Microplitis mediator isolate UGA2020A chromosome 6, iyMicMedi2.1, whole genome shotgun sequence genome window above contains:
- the LOC130670314 gene encoding uncharacterized protein LOC130670314, producing MRLEIVGIVLLSCTQILSEHRDFYGPYNQHGHQRHRHQNWDDDRMTKEVRVTQGRLRGFIVQPKTNPRMQMVDVFLGIPYAEPPVGPFRFSPPRSPQPWRDIRPAQEFAPVCPQVLPNLRLEVKPGRHEYLERLLPYLKNQSEDCLYLNIYAPHQVEGQVNSRRYPVMVFIHGESFEWNSGNPYDGTVLAAYGNVVFVTINFRLGILGFLRPGTSDDAASNFGLLDQTAALLWLKENIAQFGGDPDSVTIVGHGTGAIFANLLLISPVANNKGLFKRAILMSGSALSSEAIGKAPLQITKQVAYALNCPTTNDNELASCLRNRDVDRLLNVRIDKPRYVPAFAPLIDRAVIPKKPLRLMENAQVFGSFDLMYGVTESEKFHILPPVAVLHGMLDGQRDEAIRDHAKATHELEPELILSRVLEHYGGDFLDGFTNDYPTKNRDIVLDVFSDSGTVAPLVMTGKLHAKANPKSYMYVFSHPRAMQDYSGQQRQHTVHGEELPYVLGVPLDGGKYHLRGRYNIGETLFSEAMMTWWCNFAYTGNPNAPRRMTYLTDGPKEWRQYQLDWPEFNIVDETYFNLTIPPRVGRKYREAEMQFWNEDIPNLIRHRPRGPRPEFLDHADRIGKYRNTSSFEPLDGFGIKPTTGIPANFDPGYGSINEQSGPFDRFPISRPDASPGQNVNNNYSNDNNNNDDDDDESVTESSFKASSTFTMVVGISVFFLLVNITILFYIYHRRQRLKKSKDSPLTKNLKRSSGKSAGNTSVLTGSRKSKTNHHQHHNNNDKQGENCGELNRKCDSKLDIHEVIKSDKAYDNSSNFGRQSKLSRQNSSSTIDTHIKVKEWIQQEIVHRCSPRFLRKTRETLQKEHQDKITQQSEVDRKKVDDQLKMSKSEPIYDQSPALTIRPGVKKSKTGKISVGIDATPATRTESILNQIPIELAKDINAEDTNAYEEFIDIQTAAPQVVVIEHHHSRSDPLPMETVFKTTVTRPSNFSSTRVYESDSGSASSLYAKINPKLKSKLPKLNLNDSYTLAEDVSNDTCDGSNSVISKTVPEEGIYGTIPKMTTFGQPDINVTCREPAAERESISPEEALKTIKRRNYPKVLPDIEKRRSLPVTNFYAAPKQLNSTGGLINHRKGPHPSCGSGCPPQPPPRIFGTSKSLDLPEEDENPEREPITTNLHVGPLLKRQDSCGKNRSDSSIIDSIEQIAIDAQQVLSQHNRNQTELLNSSNSIIANPKCPVHGSTYKAFNDEIYSCANSRSADGLDRNIGGINGNWYEDINNLTTIETNKSLPNVSIKNLNWYKTMRKQAKDSDELNQQPVNDFKIVITPKVPDIPSNLNQEPKIVISPVKEGVDKFIKPVDSLVNSQSTDSFKVSGHVIGERKDPKIIIAPTGAVKGPKIIIKPTTNVTRNRERIIPKVSAIPSPEIQTVVSVDKIFGVAGSSVASKGSDTIERMEKPPLKEKPKVTRIPSFTRRKDSDASSTIYPEKVEIVQRINAVSNNTDSKSNIPMMFKKDAGNVDSEILFNTNTIKRKPVDKK